One window of Chryseobacterium sp. JJR-5R genomic DNA carries:
- a CDS encoding thioredoxin family protein codes for MKKVLLTAFLGFSSIAFSQELKDKPDEAKKADKTLWVQADHAEMDAKKKAAEEKAGLPKPYDPKADAEKDIRSLIAKAKKEKKNIMIQAGGNWCIWCLRFNNFVQTTPELKQIVDKNYLYYHLNYSPDNKNEKVFSGYGNPGDKFGYPVFIVLNKEGKQIHIQPSDVLEEGKGYSLQKVKDFLEQWKAN; via the coding sequence ATGAAAAAAGTATTGTTAACAGCATTTTTAGGATTCAGCAGTATTGCTTTTTCCCAGGAACTCAAAGATAAACCCGACGAAGCAAAGAAAGCGGATAAAACTTTATGGGTACAGGCAGACCATGCAGAAATGGATGCTAAGAAAAAAGCGGCAGAAGAGAAGGCGGGGCTGCCTAAGCCCTATGACCCGAAAGCTGATGCAGAGAAAGACATCCGCAGCTTAATAGCGAAAGCTAAAAAAGAAAAGAAGAACATCATGATCCAGGCAGGGGGAAACTGGTGTATCTGGTGCTTACGATTCAATAATTTTGTGCAGACTACCCCTGAACTGAAACAGATCGTAGATAAGAATTACCTGTATTACCATCTTAATTATTCTCCGGATAATAAAAATGAAAAGGTTTTTTCTGGATATGGAAATCCCGGGGATAAATTCGGATATCCGGTTTTTATAGTCCTTAACAAAGAAGGGAAACAGATTCATATCCAGCCTAGCGATGTTCTTGAAGAAGGGAAAGGATACAGCCTGCAAAAAGTTAAAGACTTTCTGGAACAGTGGAAAGCCAACTGA
- the rplI gene encoding 50S ribosomal protein L9 has protein sequence MDIILKKDVENLGLEFDTVSVKPGYARNFLLPQGIALLATPKNKAALEATLEARKEEEAKLIATANGVVDQLKKTSITIPAKVGSGDKLFGSINNADLSAALAKAGVSVDKKYIKIPGNTIKRTGKVTANIRLHRNVEYNFEFDIVSDAPPAPQAPAAPKKEEAKPAESEEA, from the coding sequence ATGGACATTATCCTAAAAAAAGACGTAGAAAACTTAGGCCTTGAATTTGACACGGTAAGTGTAAAGCCTGGTTATGCTAGAAACTTCTTGCTTCCTCAAGGTATCGCACTTTTGGCTACACCTAAAAACAAAGCAGCTCTGGAAGCTACTTTGGAAGCCAGAAAAGAAGAAGAAGCTAAATTAATCGCTACAGCAAACGGTGTAGTAGATCAATTAAAGAAAACTTCTATTACTATTCCTGCAAAAGTAGGTTCTGGTGACAAATTATTCGGATCTATCAACAATGCAGATCTTTCTGCTGCTCTTGCCAAAGCCGGAGTTTCTGTTGACAAGAAATACATCAAAATTCCTGGGAACACAATCAAAAGAACAGGTAAAGTAACTGCTAACATCAGACTGCACAGAAACGTTGAGTACAATTTCGAATTCGATATCGTATCTGACGCTCCTCCTGCTCCACAAGCTCCTGCTGCTCCTAAAAAAGAAGAAGCTAAGCCTGCCGAATCTGAAGAAGCTTAA
- the rpsR gene encoding 30S ribosomal protein S18 yields MAIDDMAKQASAGGESEVKFLTPLDINTKSEKKYCRFKKFGIKHVDYKDADFLLQFVNEQGKILPRRYTGTSLKYQRKVSAAIKRARHLSLLPYVADLLK; encoded by the coding sequence ATGGCAATAGATGATATGGCTAAACAAGCCTCAGCTGGAGGAGAATCTGAAGTAAAATTCCTTACTCCGCTTGATATCAATACAAAATCTGAAAAGAAATATTGTAGATTCAAAAAATTCGGAATTAAGCACGTTGATTACAAAGATGCTGACTTCTTATTACAGTTCGTAAACGAGCAGGGTAAAATCTTACCAAGAAGATACACAGGAACTTCTTTAAAATACCAAAGAAAAGTTTCTGCTGCAATCAAAAGAGCAAGACACTTGTCATTACTACCATACGTAGCTGACTTATTGAAATAA
- the rpsF gene encoding 30S ribosomal protein S6 translates to MNNYETVFILTPVLSDAQVEEAVKKFEDLIKEKNCEIVAKESWGLKKLAYPIQLKKNGFYTLIEFKGEGSVVADLELAFKRDERVIRYLTTKLDKHAIEYAVTRRAKVKAARA, encoded by the coding sequence ATGAACAATTACGAAACTGTTTTCATTTTAACTCCCGTTCTATCTGACGCACAGGTGGAGGAAGCAGTGAAAAAATTTGAAGATCTTATCAAAGAAAAGAACTGCGAAATCGTTGCTAAAGAAAGCTGGGGATTAAAGAAATTAGCCTATCCTATCCAATTGAAAAAAAACGGATTCTACACTTTAATCGAATTTAAAGGTGAAGGTTCTGTAGTAGCTGATCTGGAATTGGCATTCAAACGTGACGAGAGAGTAATCCGTTACCTGACTACAAAACTCGACAAGCACGCTATTGAGTATGCTGTAACAAGAAGAGCAAAAGTAAAAGCAGCTAGAGCTTAA
- a CDS encoding dihydrolipoamide acetyltransferase family protein — protein sequence MAEYKLLLPSMGEGVMEATIITWLFSEGDRVNEDDSVVEIATDKVDSDVPTPVSGKIVKILKQKDEVAKVGEAIAILEIEGEGGNTASEETKTETAAAAPDTETLHAIEQPLQPAASGQEFSGDLYLSPLVKSIAQQENISETELKSIKGNGLEGRITKEDILAYVSNRGNQPAPQAVPAQQPASAPQPTATATATSAPASTIPVAAGDEIIPMDRMRKIIAENMVKAKHIAPHVTSFIETDVTNVVKWRNKHKDIFEKREGEKLTFMPIFVKAIVKAIQDFPMINVSLNGDNIIKKKNINIGMATALPDGNLIVPVIKNADQLSLSGLAKAINDLAYRARNKKLRPEDTQGATYTISNVGSFGNLMGTPIIPQPQVAIMAIGAIVKKPAVLETKDGDVIAIRQLMFMSHSYDHRVVDGSLGGMMLKHVHDYLQNWDLNTEI from the coding sequence ATGGCAGAGTACAAATTATTGCTTCCTTCCATGGGCGAAGGCGTTATGGAAGCGACAATTATCACTTGGTTGTTCAGTGAAGGTGACCGTGTAAACGAAGACGATTCCGTAGTGGAAATTGCAACCGATAAAGTAGATTCAGATGTTCCGACACCGGTTTCGGGGAAAATCGTAAAGATCCTGAAACAGAAAGACGAGGTTGCCAAGGTAGGTGAAGCTATTGCTATTTTAGAGATTGAAGGAGAAGGCGGAAACACAGCTTCGGAAGAAACAAAGACCGAAACAGCCGCTGCTGCACCTGATACCGAGACTTTACATGCTATTGAACAGCCTTTACAGCCTGCTGCATCAGGACAGGAGTTTTCCGGAGATTTATATTTATCTCCCCTGGTAAAATCAATTGCACAGCAGGAAAATATTTCCGAAACTGAACTTAAATCCATTAAAGGAAACGGTCTGGAAGGAAGAATTACCAAAGAAGATATTTTAGCTTATGTAAGCAACAGGGGAAATCAGCCGGCTCCGCAGGCAGTACCTGCACAACAGCCTGCTTCCGCTCCGCAGCCGACAGCAACTGCAACTGCAACTTCAGCTCCGGCTTCTACCATTCCGGTTGCGGCAGGTGACGAGATCATTCCTATGGACAGAATGAGAAAAATCATTGCTGAAAACATGGTGAAAGCCAAACATATTGCCCCGCACGTAACTTCTTTCATAGAAACAGACGTTACCAACGTAGTAAAATGGAGAAATAAGCATAAAGATATTTTTGAAAAACGTGAAGGCGAGAAACTGACATTCATGCCGATTTTCGTGAAAGCGATTGTAAAAGCGATTCAGGATTTCCCGATGATCAATGTTTCTTTGAACGGAGATAACATCATTAAAAAGAAAAACATCAATATCGGTATGGCAACGGCTTTACCGGACGGAAACCTTATCGTTCCCGTAATCAAAAATGCTGACCAGCTGTCACTTTCAGGATTGGCAAAAGCAATCAACGACCTGGCATACAGAGCGAGAAACAAAAAACTGAGACCTGAAGATACCCAGGGTGCAACCTACACGATTTCCAATGTAGGAAGCTTCGGGAACCTTATGGGAACCCCTATCATTCCTCAGCCGCAGGTTGCCATTATGGCAATCGGGGCCATCGTTAAGAAACCTGCTGTTCTTGAGACTAAGGACGGTGATGTAATTGCCATCCGCCAGCTGATGTTCATGTCTCACTCATATGACCACAGGGTGGTAGACGGATCCTTAGGCGGGATGATGCTGAAACATGTTCACGATTACCTACAAAACTGGGATCTGAATACGGAAATATAA
- a CDS encoding SAM-dependent chlorinase/fluorinase, translated as MSIITLTSDFGNLDYRVAAVKGSILSLNQDVHIVDISHEIQAFNLVQTSYIVRNAYKHFPKGTIHILSVDSFHHKSRKNIVCKADGHYFIAADNGLVSLVFFDIKPEAIYEITLNNRFDDIVSFTSSDVFVPAAVHLANGGLPEVIGRKIDSAKQLMFPKPVYNDSEKMIIGEVMYIDNFGNIISNINKDLFETIGKGYESFTIKFRNLALSKVFGSHTEVVSDWDRETEFHGQSAAIFNDSQHLELTIYKGSKNNGAKTLFGLNMGENIYIEFF; from the coding sequence ATGTCAATTATCACACTTACTTCAGATTTCGGAAATTTGGATTACAGAGTTGCCGCTGTAAAGGGCAGCATCCTTTCTCTGAATCAGGATGTTCATATTGTTGACATCAGCCACGAAATCCAGGCATTTAACCTTGTACAGACTTCTTATATTGTAAGAAACGCCTATAAACATTTCCCGAAAGGAACCATCCATATACTTTCTGTTGACAGTTTTCACCATAAATCCCGGAAAAACATCGTCTGTAAAGCAGACGGGCATTATTTTATTGCTGCTGATAACGGGCTGGTGAGCCTTGTTTTTTTTGACATCAAGCCCGAGGCCATCTATGAGATCACCCTTAATAACAGGTTTGATGATATTGTCAGTTTTACATCGAGTGATGTTTTCGTTCCTGCAGCTGTGCACCTTGCCAATGGCGGGCTTCCGGAGGTAATCGGCCGGAAAATTGATTCTGCAAAGCAGCTCATGTTTCCAAAACCGGTTTATAATGATTCTGAAAAGATGATTATCGGCGAGGTAATGTATATTGATAATTTCGGAAATATAATCTCAAATATCAATAAAGATTTATTTGAAACCATTGGGAAAGGATATGAAAGTTTCACCATAAAATTCAGGAATCTTGCCCTTTCAAAGGTATTCGGGAGCCATACGGAAGTGGTTTCAGACTGGGACAGGGAAACTGAATTCCATGGGCAGTCTGCGGCAATCTTCAATGACAGCCAGCATTTGGAGCTTACCATTTACAAAGGAAGTAAAAATAACGGGGCCAAGACTTTGTTCGGACTCAACATGGGAGAAAATATTTATATTGAATTTTTCTAA
- a CDS encoding PhoH family protein, with product MFELTYDLEDIDAKIFYGVNNQYFNVIKSTFPTLKITGRDHHIFAMGNQEALDIFRQKLDDIVGFISKNNSIGLKDVENILNIKDENEKQLVFDQDIIVKGVNGKVIKAKTTNLKKLVKETEKKDMVFAIGPAGTGKTYTSVALAAKALRDKSVKRIVLTRPAVEAGESLGFLPGDLKEKLDPYLQPLYDALRDMIPHEKLEGFIEKKIIEVAPLAFMRGRTLDDAFVILDEAQNTTHSQMKMFLTRMGMNAKFIITGDPSQVDLPPKQQSGLKEAMRILKDVKEIGFVHLTEEDVVRHPVVRKIILAYNSEDKKQKGE from the coding sequence ATGTTTGAATTAACATATGATTTGGAAGATATCGATGCGAAAATCTTCTATGGAGTTAATAACCAATATTTCAATGTCATTAAATCTACTTTTCCCACGCTTAAAATTACAGGCAGGGACCATCATATATTTGCCATGGGAAATCAGGAAGCCCTTGATATCTTCAGACAGAAACTTGATGATATTGTCGGGTTTATATCCAAAAACAATTCTATCGGCCTGAAAGATGTCGAAAATATCCTCAATATTAAAGACGAAAACGAAAAACAGCTGGTTTTTGATCAGGACATTATCGTAAAAGGCGTCAATGGAAAAGTTATTAAGGCAAAGACCACCAACCTTAAAAAACTGGTAAAAGAAACGGAGAAAAAAGATATGGTTTTTGCAATAGGCCCTGCCGGGACGGGGAAAACCTATACAAGTGTAGCTTTGGCAGCTAAAGCATTGCGAGATAAATCGGTAAAAAGAATTGTATTGACAAGGCCGGCAGTGGAAGCGGGGGAGAGCCTGGGTTTTTTGCCGGGCGACCTTAAAGAGAAGCTGGATCCTTATTTACAGCCTTTATATGATGCGCTCCGTGATATGATCCCCCATGAAAAGCTGGAAGGTTTTATAGAAAAGAAAATAATCGAGGTGGCGCCGCTGGCTTTTATGAGAGGAAGAACCCTGGATGATGCATTTGTAATCCTGGATGAAGCACAGAATACCACACATTCCCAGATGAAAATGTTTTTAACCAGAATGGGAATGAACGCCAAGTTTATCATTACCGGAGACCCGAGCCAGGTCGACCTGCCTCCGAAACAGCAATCCGGCCTGAAAGAAGCCATGAGGATTCTGAAGGATGTTAAGGAGATCGGGTTTGTACACCTTACGGAAGAAGACGTCGTAAGGCATCCTGTAGTGAGGAAAATTATATTGGCTTACAACAGCGAGGATAAAAAACAAAAAGGCGAATAA
- a CDS encoding porin family protein: MKKFILMAAVAVMGISVNAQEFKFGPKAGYSLSMLKSEGDGESYKFDSKSSFYVGALAEYKFSDKFAVQGEVLYSPIGGKQEESVTYSEMGVTVTGTEKSDFKLGTVQIPVSAKYYATENLAFGLGVNFGIITSAKVELTATLSGNALGQAFEESQGTTEDIKDEVKSLNLAPFVGAEYTLENGLFFDARYNLGVSNLIKNPEGNETLKNSFFQIGVGFKFGGN, translated from the coding sequence ATGAAAAAATTTATACTGATGGCAGCTGTGGCTGTAATGGGAATAAGTGTGAACGCCCAGGAATTTAAATTCGGGCCTAAAGCCGGTTACTCCTTATCGATGTTAAAATCAGAAGGTGATGGAGAATCTTACAAATTTGATTCAAAATCTTCTTTTTATGTTGGTGCTTTAGCTGAATATAAATTCAGTGATAAGTTTGCTGTACAGGGAGAGGTTTTATATTCTCCTATTGGTGGTAAACAAGAAGAATCTGTTACTTATTCTGAAATGGGAGTTACAGTAACAGGGACTGAAAAGAGTGATTTTAAACTGGGAACTGTACAGATCCCTGTTAGCGCAAAATATTATGCGACTGAAAATTTAGCTTTTGGTTTAGGTGTTAATTTTGGAATTATTACTTCTGCAAAAGTTGAATTAACGGCTACACTTAGCGGAAACGCACTAGGACAAGCGTTTGAGGAATCACAGGGAACTACTGAAGATATTAAGGATGAAGTAAAATCTTTAAATCTTGCTCCATTTGTTGGCGCTGAATATACCCTGGAAAATGGTTTATTCTTCGATGCAAGATATAATCTGGGAGTATCTAACCTTATCAAAAATCCTGAAGGAAATGAAACATTAAAAAACAGTTTCTTTCAGATTGGTGTAGGTTTCAAATTCGGTGGCAACTAA
- a CDS encoding outer membrane beta-barrel protein produces the protein MKKVLLAGAVALFGLSNAQIAKGTVYLSGQVNYSSVDNRENNDAKTENLRIIPTAGFFVGNNVAVGLGVGYKQSTDKVTLTQFSGPYTLKTVGKYTEDAVVVAPFVRKYWTIADKLYVFGQLEVPMEFGNYKTEATRTFTDNVNNGVENQSVSTKTKYTSVGVNIKPGLDYFLNKNWSIEATIGEFGFNTYKLDVDGADNRNDYRFGLNLSSVTFGVKYVFAK, from the coding sequence ATGAAAAAAGTATTATTGGCAGGTGCGGTTGCACTTTTCGGTTTATCCAATGCTCAGATTGCCAAAGGAACTGTTTATCTATCAGGACAGGTAAACTATTCTTCTGTAGACAACAGAGAAAACAACGATGCTAAAACTGAAAATCTAAGAATTATTCCTACTGCGGGTTTCTTTGTAGGGAACAATGTAGCTGTTGGTTTGGGAGTTGGATATAAACAATCTACTGATAAAGTTACACTTACACAGTTCTCAGGTCCTTATACACTTAAAACAGTAGGCAAATATACGGAAGATGCTGTTGTTGTAGCTCCTTTTGTAAGAAAATACTGGACAATTGCAGATAAGTTATACGTCTTCGGACAGCTGGAAGTTCCTATGGAATTCGGAAATTACAAAACGGAAGCTACCCGCACATTCACAGATAATGTAAATAACGGAGTTGAGAATCAAAGCGTCTCCACAAAGACAAAATATACATCTGTAGGTGTTAATATCAAGCCAGGTTTGGATTATTTCTTAAATAAGAACTGGTCTATTGAAGCTACAATCGGTGAATTTGGCTTTAATACTTATAAGCTGGATGTTGATGGTGCTGACAACCGCAACGATTACAGATTCGGTTTGAACTTATCTTCGGTAACATTCGGAGTTAAGTATGTTTTTGCCAAATAA
- a CDS encoding OmpW family outer membrane protein: MKKLLLAGAVALFGLSNAQMTKGDWVFSGNTGLGFNSIDTKTKVEGQTYDGAKVSTFSVTPSVGYFVIDKLAVGIDLGFTSITTKEEGDKSTISNFSVMPTATYYFMNSSKLVPFLGAGIGYASGKTKETYSNVSQEFTTNGLAWKVKGGVTYMATQSLGINLGVSFDQFANKETYFGTEYKNTVNTFGVNVGFSYFLKAKAQKSDK; this comes from the coding sequence ATGAAAAAACTATTATTGGCAGGTGCTGTTGCACTTTTCGGTTTGTCAAATGCTCAAATGACCAAAGGGGACTGGGTATTCAGTGGAAATACCGGTCTTGGTTTCAACAGTATTGATACCAAAACTAAAGTAGAAGGCCAGACATATGACGGTGCTAAAGTGAGCACATTTTCTGTGACTCCGTCTGTAGGGTATTTCGTTATTGACAAATTAGCAGTAGGGATTGATTTAGGCTTTACAAGCATCACAACAAAAGAAGAAGGTGATAAATCTACAATCTCCAACTTTTCTGTAATGCCGACTGCAACTTATTATTTTATGAACAGCAGCAAATTGGTTCCTTTCTTAGGGGCAGGTATCGGATATGCATCCGGCAAAACAAAAGAAACATATTCTAATGTTTCACAAGAATTTACTACTAACGGTTTAGCATGGAAAGTAAAAGGAGGGGTTACTTATATGGCTACACAGTCTCTGGGTATTAATTTAGGGGTATCTTTCGATCAGTTTGCTAACAAAGAAACTTATTTCGGAACTGAATATAAAAATACAGTTAACACTTTTGGTGTAAACGTAGGTTTCTCTTATTTCCTTAAAGCCAAGGCTCAGAAATCTGATAAATAA
- a CDS encoding TM2 domain-containing protein, giving the protein MEINERQGNYLQPYRSEKKVAAGILGLLLGTFGIHKFYLGYTKAGIIQLVLGLVTCGIVGIIGFIEGIIYLTKSDEEFDRTYVQNQKEWF; this is encoded by the coding sequence ATGGAAATTAATGAAAGACAAGGAAATTATCTTCAGCCTTACAGATCTGAGAAGAAAGTAGCTGCCGGTATTTTAGGACTGCTGTTGGGTACTTTTGGTATTCATAAGTTTTACCTGGGTTACACAAAAGCTGGGATCATTCAATTGGTTTTAGGATTGGTAACCTGCGGAATCGTTGGGATAATCGGATTTATCGAGGGTATAATCTACCTGACCAAATCTGATGAAGAATTTGACAGGACCTATGTTCAAAATCAGAAAGAATGGTTTTAG
- the ffh gene encoding signal recognition particle protein — MFNSLQDKLDKALHNISGRGKITEINVAETVKEIRRALVDADVNYKVAKDLTKRVQDKALGQDVLTSLTPGQLMTKIVHDELVDLMGGSQEGINLSGKPSVILIAGLQGSGKTTFSGKLAHYLKTKRNKKPLLVACDVYRPAAIDQLKVLGGQIGVPVFTEEGSTNPSTIAENGINFARSNGHDVVIVDTAGRLAIDEQMMNEIKTVHYLIKPSETLFVVDSMTGQDAVNTAKAFNETLNFDGVVLTKLDGDTRGGAALTIRSVVEKPIKFISTGEKMEALDLFYPERMADRILGMGDVVSLVERAQEQFDEEEAKKLHKKIAKNEFGFDDFLKQINQIKKMGNMKDLMGMIPGVGKAIKDVEISDDAFKHIEAIIYSMTPDERRRPSIINTQRKNRIAKGAGRKIEDVNALMKQFDQMGKMMKMMQGPQGKQMMQMMSKMPNMPGMGGMFGK; from the coding sequence ATGTTTAACAGCTTACAGGATAAATTAGACAAAGCACTTCACAATATTTCCGGAAGAGGAAAAATCACGGAAATCAATGTTGCGGAAACCGTAAAAGAGATCCGGAGAGCATTGGTAGATGCCGATGTTAATTATAAAGTTGCCAAGGATCTTACCAAGAGAGTTCAGGATAAAGCACTGGGACAGGATGTTCTCACTTCGCTCACTCCGGGACAGCTGATGACAAAAATCGTTCATGATGAATTGGTAGACCTTATGGGAGGTTCCCAGGAAGGCATCAACCTTTCCGGAAAGCCGTCGGTGATTCTTATTGCCGGCCTTCAGGGTTCCGGTAAGACCACCTTTTCCGGGAAACTGGCTCATTATCTGAAAACAAAAAGAAATAAAAAACCTCTTTTGGTAGCCTGTGATGTCTATCGTCCGGCTGCAATCGACCAGCTTAAAGTACTGGGCGGACAGATCGGGGTTCCTGTTTTCACGGAAGAAGGTTCAACCAACCCTTCCACAATTGCTGAAAACGGGATTAATTTTGCCAGATCAAACGGCCACGATGTGGTGATTGTGGATACGGCAGGCCGTCTGGCGATTGATGAGCAGATGATGAATGAAATCAAAACCGTTCATTATTTAATCAAGCCCAGCGAAACGTTATTCGTGGTTGACTCCATGACCGGACAGGATGCTGTGAATACGGCAAAAGCATTTAACGAAACTTTAAATTTTGACGGGGTTGTTTTAACTAAATTAGATGGCGATACCCGTGGCGGAGCGGCACTTACCATCCGTTCCGTAGTGGAGAAACCGATCAAATTTATTTCCACAGGGGAAAAAATGGAGGCTCTGGATCTTTTTTATCCGGAAAGGATGGCCGACAGGATCCTGGGAATGGGAGACGTTGTTTCCCTGGTAGAAAGAGCCCAGGAGCAGTTTGATGAAGAAGAGGCGAAAAAACTCCATAAGAAAATTGCCAAGAACGAGTTTGGTTTTGACGATTTCCTGAAGCAGATCAACCAGATCAAGAAAATGGGGAATATGAAAGACCTGATGGGCATGATTCCGGGCGTTGGAAAAGCGATCAAAGATGTGGAAATCAGCGATGATGCCTTTAAACACATCGAAGCAATTATCTACTCAATGACGCCGGACGAAAGAAGGAGGCCTTCCATTATCAATACCCAGAGAAAAAACAGGATTGCCAAAGGAGCCGGCAGAAAAATTGAAGATGTAAATGCTTTGATGAAGCAGTTTGACCAGATGGGCAAAATGATGAAGATGATGCAGGGGCCTCAGGGAAAACAGATGATGCAGATGATGAGTAAAATGCCGAATATGCCCGGAATGGGCGGAATGTTCGGTAAATAA
- a CDS encoding IS3 family transposase (programmed frameshift), producing the protein MKKSRFSPEQIAKILKDYDGGTSSEELCRLNGISRQTFYKWRSKYGGMESGELKRLKQLEEENAKLKRMYANLALDLEAARYIIEKKALKPCHKRILIEELQAESEIGISRACRILGISRSSVAYKSIKDDTVLYRQLLSLTESHPRDGFWKYYHRLRNQGVKVNHKRLHRIYKQAVLSLRRKSKKRKITRVKEPLSIPEGFTQSWSMDFMSDVLENGRKIRTFNIIDDYNREVLHIEADYSIKSSRVVWILKHLVNHYGKPKTIRMDNGPEFISHLIQTWSLVNDIKFAYIQPGKPTQNSLIERFNKSFREGVLDAYLFSSLDEVREVAQEWVEDYNHYRPHDALGGLSPVMWKNGQQAKANPRLFPDHFPTLNNNNKILTEITTFE; encoded by the exons ATGAAAAAGAGTAGATTCAGTCCTGAGCAGATAGCTAAGATTTTGAAGGACTACGATGGAGGAACCAGCAGTGAGGAATTATGCCGTTTAAACGGCATCAGCCGTCAGACTTTCTATAAATGGCGGAGCAAATACGGTGGGATGGAATCCGGTGAGCTAAAACGACTCAAGCAATTGGAAGAAGAGAATGCGAAGCTGAAAAGGATGTACGCCAACCTTGCCCTGGACTTAGAAGCAGCAAGGTATATTATTGA GAAAAAAGCTTTAAAGCCCTGCCACAAAAGAATTTTAATTGAAGAACTGCAGGCAGAGTCAGAAATAGGTATCAGCAGGGCGTGCCGGATACTTGGGATTAGCCGGAGTTCTGTGGCTTATAAAAGCATCAAAGATGACACGGTGCTTTACAGACAGTTGCTGTCGTTGACAGAAAGTCATCCCCGTGACGGGTTCTGGAAATATTACCATAGGCTTCGTAACCAAGGCGTGAAGGTAAATCATAAAAGGCTTCACAGGATTTATAAACAGGCAGTATTATCCTTAAGGAGAAAATCCAAAAAACGGAAGATCACCAGAGTAAAGGAACCACTGTCCATTCCGGAAGGTTTTACCCAAAGCTGGAGTATGGACTTCATGAGTGATGTTTTAGAAAACGGAAGAAAAATCAGGACTTTTAATATTATAGATGATTACAACCGTGAGGTATTGCACATAGAAGCCGATTATTCCATCAAAAGCAGCCGTGTGGTCTGGATTCTGAAACACTTAGTAAACCATTATGGAAAGCCAAAAACCATAAGGATGGACAATGGGCCGGAGTTTATCTCTCACCTTATCCAGACCTGGAGTTTGGTGAATGATATCAAGTTTGCTTACATTCAGCCGGGGAAACCTACGCAGAATTCTTTGATCGAAAGGTTTAATAAATCATTCAGAGAAGGAGTTTTGGACGCCTATTTATTCTCAAGTCTGGATGAAGTAAGAGAGGTAGCGCAAGAATGGGTTGAAGATTACAACCATTATCGTCCGCACGATGCATTGGGTGGTTTATCACCTGTGATGTGGAAAAATGGACAGCAAGCAAAGGCAAACCCAAGGCTGTTTCCTGACCACTTTCCCACATTAAACAACAACAACAAAATATTAACAGAAATTACTACTTTTGAATAG
- a CDS encoding 4'-phosphopantetheinyl transferase family protein, translating into MLKILYSYLDKKHHPFFLNNYLLEMPLDFQEKVLKYKNWQDTQASIIGRLLLGILLKTFDLNLSIKHLAYNVNGKPYFEKEQVFFNISHSDDIVICVVTDINEIGIDIEKLQDININDFKNFLTKFEWDYINVSQNAISDFISLWTQKEAILKASGHGLSIDLNSFEINNDKAEINSNIYSLKEILINHKYKCHFAIKDDISQNTEIQLIKWFT; encoded by the coding sequence ATGCTAAAAATATTATATTCTTATCTTGATAAAAAACATCATCCTTTTTTTCTAAATAATTACCTCCTTGAAATGCCATTAGACTTTCAAGAGAAAGTTTTAAAATATAAAAATTGGCAGGATACGCAGGCATCAATAATAGGGCGTCTACTATTAGGCATCCTTCTTAAAACATTTGATTTAAATTTAAGTATTAAACATTTAGCCTATAATGTAAACGGAAAACCTTATTTTGAAAAAGAACAGGTCTTTTTTAATATTTCACATAGTGATGATATTGTTATTTGCGTTGTTACAGATATAAATGAGATAGGTATTGATATAGAAAAATTACAAGATATCAATATTAATGATTTTAAAAATTTTCTCACTAAGTTCGAATGGGATTATATAAACGTTTCTCAAAATGCTATTTCCGATTTTATATCTTTATGGACACAAAAGGAAGCGATTCTTAAGGCTTCAGGACATGGTTTAAGCATTGACCTTAATTCCTTTGAAATAAATAACGATAAGGCTGAAATAAATAGTAATATCTACTCTCTAAAAGAGATACTTATCAATCATAAATATAAATGTCATTTTGCTATTAAAGATGATATTTCACAAAACACTGAAATTCAATTAATTAAATGGTTTACATAA